The DNA sequence TAGAGACGGGAGCCGTCGTCGCTGACCAGCCGGAACGTGTACGTCCCCGCGGCGGCGACGTGCAGGTTGGCGAGGGCGTGCGTGACGAAGTTGTCCTCCTGCCCGAAGTCGTCCGCCGTGGACCAGTCGACGACCGGCATCAACTTGTCGACGTTCGGGGTCTGTCCGGGCTTGAGGGTGCAGATCTCGGTCAGCGGTACGCCGACATCGTAGGTACGCAGGGTGACACCCGGCTCCTGCGGCGGCAGGTCGGCGATCTGGGCGGCGGCCGGTGACGCCCCGACAGCGGTCAGTGAAGCGAGCATGGCGGTGACGACGACTATGGCCGGGCCACGCGTTCTTGGCGGGCGTGGAGACATTCCTCCCCCTTCGAGGGTGCTGATGAACGCCGCGGTCGCAACCATCGCCGAGGGGGTGCCTGCCCGGTGGACGAGATGATCTCGAAGCACGGCTGCGGCACATCATGAGTCACATTCGCTGAAGTAGCAAGATCTTCTGAGCGATCAAGTCAAACTTTTGCTCATCACAGACGAAAGATTCCCCCGCAGGGGCGGTCGATGTCCGTCGGAGGACTGGCTGTCAAGACGGTTGGCGGACTGTGCGTCCACCCGGCACACCCGCACGAGACGGTAGAGTCGGCGGGCCAACCTGCGCCCATCAGAAGGAGTGCCGATGGCCGCGCGTTTCGAGGAACTTGACTGGCGGCAGACCCCGATGGGCGAGATCAGCCTCCGGCGGCGGCGGGACCCGGTCGTGAACCGCGAGGTGTACGAGGTCAAACTGGGCGACGAGTACCTGATGTCGAGCCTGTTCACCGTCGCCGAGATCGAACTGGCCCGGCTCGCCCTGGCCGAGCTGTCCCGCGAAGACCTCGACGTCGTCGTCGGCGGGCTCGGCCTCGGCTACACCGCCCACGCCGTACTGCGGGATCGTCGGGTCCGGTCGATGATCGTCGTCGAAGCGCTGGCCGACGTCATCGGGTGGCACCAACGCGGTCTGGTGCCGGGTGGAGAGGCGCTGGTCGCGGATCCCCGGTGCCGGTTGGTGGCCGGAGACTTCTTCGCCCTGACCGCCGCGGCCGGCCCCGATCCGGCCGCACCTGGACGACGGTTCGACGCCGTCCTCGTCGACATCGACCACTCCCCCGGGCATGTCCTGCACCCGTCGCACGCCGCCTTCTACCGGCCGGACGGCCTGCGGCACCTGGCCAGCCACCTGCGGCCCGGCGGCGTATTCGCGCTGTGGTCCGACGACCCACCGGAAGCCGGGTTCACCGAAGCGCTCGGCCAGGTGTTCCCGCAGGTCCGCACCGAGGTGGTCACGTTCCGCAACCCGCTGATCGGCAGCGACTCGGCCAACACCGTGTACCTGGCGCAGACCCAGGCACGGCCGCCGGGCGAACCGGGTCAGCCGCCGCCCGGCTGAGCGGCGATCGGCAGAGCCGCCACCGGAATGCGCAGGTCGCGGACCTGCAGGGCGGTCGGTGTGCCGGTCGGGTCGGGATGGGCGCACGGGGTCGACGCAGTGGCCAACGCGGCGCGGTCGTCCGCGCTGCTGATCTCGACCGCGACCTCGACGCACCCCTCGAAGGTCCGCAGGACGTTGCCGTACACGCTGTACACCTGGCTCGGCACCAGATAGGGATAGTCGAACCGACTGACGGCCCCGTCGGACGGACGCCTGATGGACAGCCGGATGGTGACCCCGGTCGGCACCCGCTCCGTGGAGACGAAGAGCGGCCAGGCCGCCTGGCATCGCTGGGAGTAACGCAGGGTGAGGCTGCCGTAGGGCGGCCGGGTCGGATCCCGGTCGGGAACCTGCACGGTGTGCGTGCTCACCGCGTCGAGGTGGCACTGTTCCTGCTGCGGGTCCGCGCCGTCCGCCGCCGGTGACACGGCGGCGGAGGTCGCCACGGGTTCCTGCACCGCCCCGCCGAGCCGGTCGAGCACCGCCGTCGGCACCAGGATCACCGCAGCGACGACAGCCGCGATCCCGCCGGTCGCCGCCAGCGCCCGGCGGGAGACGTGCGGCTCGCGTACGGCGGGCCGGTCGGCTGGTGGCGCGGCACCGTTGATGAGTGCGTCGACCTGGCTCCACCGCTGCCGCCAGTTGTCCTCGTCGCCGTCACAGGCACGGACGAACGCCAAGGTCAGCTCCAGCGAGGGCAGCCGGGTTCCGGACAGCACACCGGACAGCGCGGTGTGCGAGTAGTGGGCCTTCTCCGCCATCTTGCGCAACGAGGGCTGCCCGGCGTCGCGTCGAAGCTGTTCCAGATCGGCGACGAAGGCACCGATCGGGCCGGCGGCGGAACCACGAGTGCCGGCGTGTCCATTTTGATCCGTCATGGCCTCTCCTGAACGCGTAAACCTGGTGTCAACAGCGGTCAAGCCAGTGCTTTACGAGCAGGTCCACGCCAGTATCAGCCTCGACGCAGCTGCCCGTTGGATAGACGCCAGTGAACAGCGTCTCACAGTCCGTACTGGACCACGTGCGCCTTCGTACCCTGACCGGACCGGCGTATCCGGGCGACGGAAGCCGCCTGCGGAGGCGTCCGGCATGGACGCGGTATCGGGTGGACGGGCAGCCCGCTCTACGACAGGAGGACCGCGTGCACCACCGCAAGCAGACTGAACCCGTACCCGCCCGCCGACCGGTGTCCAGAACCCTCCCCCGGATCTTGCGGGGTGTCCTGGCGTCCCTCGCCGCACTGGTGATGGTCCTGGTCGGAGCCGCCGCACCGGCGATCGCCGGGATCACCGGCTACCGGGTGACCGGCACCGGTGGTGCCGGGCTGATCGTGCGGACCAGCCCGCACGATGCCTCGGCACCGGCGGTCACCGTCCTCGCCGACGGCACGTATTTCACCGCCGAGTGCGCGGTACGCGGCCGCAACATCTACGGCAACAATGTCTGGCACCAGATCAGCGCGCCGGTGAACGGCTGGATCAGCGACTACTACACCACCACGCCCGGCTTCAACCAGTACCTGCCGGGCGAGCCGGAGTGCGGCTCCGGCACCCCGCCGCCGACCGGCACCCGGGAGCAGCGCGCCCTCGCCTGGGCCCGGTCGGTCCTCGGACACACGCACACCAACGGCGACCTCGGCGACAGCAACCATCCGTGGGACGGCTGGTGCGACAACTTCGTCGGGCACGCGTACGGACGGGCCGCCAGTGGCTACGCCACCGCACTGGTCCACTACAACGCGTTGTACCAGCGCGGCCTCATCCACACCACCGGCACACCGCCGCCCGGCGCTCTGGTCTTCTTCGCCGGAGCGCAGATCAACGGCTACGCCGGTCACGTGATGCTCTCCGAGGGCAACGGCAGTTACATCACCACCGCCCCCACCATCCGGCAGGTCTCGCTCAGTTGGCCCGGTGCGCCGTACCTCGGCTGGTCGTACGCGGACCCGGAGTGGCCGGGACGTTGACCACCGCGTCACCCGACCGCCGCGTCACCCGTCGGAACTCAGTCACCGCTCGTCGTTTCCAGAAAGGAACATGATGGATCCCGATCATCTCCCGCCCGCCTCCGCCGGCGGCCGGCGGCGCCGCCCTCGGCTGGCGCTGGGCCTCGCCCTGCTCTCCGTCGTCGGCGCGGTCGCTCTCGCGGTGCCCGGCACGGCCAGCGCCGCACCGGACAGCGGTGCCGTTGACGGCACCGTCCCGGCCAGCGTCGGCGAGCCGGCCGCCACGCCGGCACCGGACACCGTCAGCGTCAACGCCGTCGGTATCGACCTGTGCGCCCAGGTGGGGTACGCCGCCGGGTTCCGGGGCAGCCCACTGGTCACCGCGGTCGCGGTGGCCATGGCGGAGTCCTCGTGCAACCCGTCGGCGGTCGGCAGCAACGGCCCCACCGCCGGATGCCCCTACGGATCACTGGACCGCGGACTCTGGCAGATCAACAACTGCTACCACCCCACCGTGACCGACACCTGCGCCTACGATGCCCAGTGCAACGCGAACGCCGCGTACAACATCTCCAGCGGTGGCAGCAACTGGCAGCCGTGGTCGACCTACAACAGCGGCGTGTACGCCAACCACCTGTCCGCCGCGCAGGCGGCGGTGAACCGGCTCGGCGGCGGCGGCACGCCGGGCGGCGTGACCGGGACGATCCTGGCCAGCCCGTGGCTCAACGTCCGGGCCGGTCCCAGCACCACGTCCGCCGTCGTCGGATACACCTACTACGGCAGTACGGTGACCATCTCCTGCTACACCTTCGGTGAGTACGTCGGCGGCGGGTACTGGCCGTCATCGACGTGGGACCGGATCACCGATCCGGCCACCGGTGCCACCGGATTCGCCGCGGACACCTGGATCAACACCACCCACGACGTCAAGAGCATGGTGCCGTCCTGCTGATTCGTCACGTCGGACGGCACCGGTGAGCTGGCCGTGTTGTCCCGTGCCGCCAGCGGCACGGGACAACACGGCCGGCTGCTGGGAGACGCCGAAAGCAGCCCCGCCCGGAACAGGTCACCGCGCGGCAGCGGACTGAACCCGCGCCGACCGACAATTCGGCCCCTTACGTTAGAGTCCGGTCGTCGACCTGCCACCACACGGGCGACGAAAGGAGAAGGACGTCAGGTGTCGGGAACAGCGGAAGCCATACGACCGGTCACGGCGGAGGCGGCGCGGCGGCGTACCTTCGCGGTGATCTCCCACCCGGACGCCGGCAAGTCCACCATCACCGAGGCCCTCGCGTTGCACGCTCGGGCGATCAACTCCGCTGGCGCCGTGCACGGCAAGGGCGACCGCCGTGGCGTGGTTTCCGACTGGATGGCTCTGGAGCAGCAGCGCGGCATCTCGATCACCTCGGCGGCGCTGCAGTTCACCTACCGCGACACGGTGGTGAACCTGCTCGACACGCCCGGGCACGCGGACTTCTCCGAGGACACCTACCGGGTGCTGACCGCGGTCGACTGCGCGGTGATGCTGCTCGACGCCGCCAAAGGACTGGAGCCGCAGACACTGAAGCTGTTCGAGGTGTGCCGCCACCGCCGGGTACCGGTGATCACCTTCATCAACAAGTGGGACCGACCCGGGCTGGAGCCACTCGAGCTGCTCGACGAGATCGAGCAACG is a window from the Solwaraspora sp. WMMD792 genome containing:
- a CDS encoding spermidine synthase, whose translation is MAARFEELDWRQTPMGEISLRRRRDPVVNREVYEVKLGDEYLMSSLFTVAEIELARLALAELSREDLDVVVGGLGLGYTAHAVLRDRRVRSMIVVEALADVIGWHQRGLVPGGEALVADPRCRLVAGDFFALTAAAGPDPAAPGRRFDAVLVDIDHSPGHVLHPSHAAFYRPDGLRHLASHLRPGGVFALWSDDPPEAGFTEALGQVFPQVRTEVVTFRNPLIGSDSANTVYLAQTQARPPGEPGQPPPG
- a CDS encoding DUF2690 domain-containing protein, which produces MTDQNGHAGTRGSAAGPIGAFVADLEQLRRDAGQPSLRKMAEKAHYSHTALSGVLSGTRLPSLELTLAFVRACDGDEDNWRQRWSQVDALINGAAPPADRPAVREPHVSRRALAATGGIAAVVAAVILVPTAVLDRLGGAVQEPVATSAAVSPAADGADPQQEQCHLDAVSTHTVQVPDRDPTRPPYGSLTLRYSQRCQAAWPLFVSTERVPTGVTIRLSIRRPSDGAVSRFDYPYLVPSQVYSVYGNVLRTFEGCVEVAVEISSADDRAALATASTPCAHPDPTGTPTALQVRDLRIPVAALPIAAQPGGG
- a CDS encoding transglycosylase SLT domain-containing protein, coding for MDPDHLPPASAGGRRRRPRLALGLALLSVVGAVALAVPGTASAAPDSGAVDGTVPASVGEPAATPAPDTVSVNAVGIDLCAQVGYAAGFRGSPLVTAVAVAMAESSCNPSAVGSNGPTAGCPYGSLDRGLWQINNCYHPTVTDTCAYDAQCNANAAYNISSGGSNWQPWSTYNSGVYANHLSAAQAAVNRLGGGGTPGGVTGTILASPWLNVRAGPSTTSAVVGYTYYGSTVTISCYTFGEYVGGGYWPSSTWDRITDPATGATGFAADTWINTTHDVKSMVPSC